The window AGTACCGGGTTGTTCTTTTTCCGCCTGCTCAGTACCTGGGCTACGCGTTCAATTTCTTTTTCCCGGCCAATGATTGGGTCGAGTTTTCCATCTTCGGCCAGCTGGGTTAGATCCCTTCCAAAATTATCAAGTACGGGTGTTTTTGACTTTTCCATTTTCTTTTCTCGTGAACTGCCTGATGATTGAGATCCTCTTGGAGGTTGTGATATGCTTGCAGAAGCTGATCGGGCATCATCCTGATCCGTGTCGCGGGTATTGCCTGAAATAATCATGTCGAGTTCTTCCCGGACTGCATCATAGGAGACGTTGAACTGCTGCAGGATCTGGGCCGCGATGTTTTCTTCATCGCGTAAAAGAGAAAGCAGCAGGTGTTCGGTTCCGATCGTGTCGCTTTTATAAAGTTTGGCTTCGAGGTATGTAATCCGTAAAACTTTTTCCGCCTGTTTGGTGAGGGGAATGTTGCCTACGGTGACTGTACCTCCGGTTCCTCGTACGGTGTCTTCAATGGTCTTTTTAAGCTTGAAAAGATCACAATCAAGATTCTTCAAAATACGAATCGCGACGCCGTCACCAAGCCGGACAATGCCCAGTATTAAATGTTCTGTACCGATGTAGTCATGACCCAGCCTGAGAGCCTCTTCCCGGCTGAACTGAATCACGTCTCGGACTTTACTAGAAAAATTACCCTCCATAACGGGACCTGCAGCGATTTAACTTATTAAAAAAAATTAGTTACTGAAATGGTAACGAGCGAACGAAACCTTTAGTTCATATACAGTACGAAAGTAGTATGGAGCCATACGAAATGCAAACGAATTGGTAGAATATAAGGTGAATTCTGACGGCGGTGAAGTGAGTGTCAGAAGAGCGAACTGCCCGTCATCTCTTCGGGCTTTTCAATATTCATCATGTGGAGAAGAGTAGGGGCAACATCGGCAAGAATTCCCTGGGTAAGATCAACGCTTTTATCTTCACCTACAAGGATTACGGGAACGGGTGCAGTTGTGTGTGCCGTGTGCGGGCTGCCGTCTTTTTGAACAAGACAATCGGCGTTGCCGTGATCGGCAATGATCAGTACCTGGTAGCCGTGTTCGGTGGCTGTATTCACGACTCGTTTCAGCTGATGATCAACCGTTTCGACAGCTTTTATGGCCGCCTCCATAACGCCGGTATGGCCAACCATATCCGGATTGGCAAAATTGAGTACCGCCAGGCTGTAGGTTTCTTTTTCAAGCTCCTCACAAAGACGGTTTGTAACCTCTTCAGCGCTCATTTCAGGTTTCAGGTCATAAGTAGCCACTTTTGGGCTCGGCACCATAATTCTGTCTTCCCCCGGATTGGGGATCTCCTCGCCGCCGTTGAAGAAATAGGTTACATGCGGGTATTTTTCTGTTTCCGCTATGCGAAGCTGCTTTAACCGGTGGGCACTCACTACTTCTCCCAGGGTATTTTTCAGACGAACGGGAGGGAATGCCACTTCGGCAAAGCTGTTGAACGTATCATCGTATGATGTAAACGTAACATAGTGCAGATCGAGTGGCCTGGTTTCAAAAGGAACATCTTCGTTCTGAAACAGAGCTTTTGTGATTTGCCGTGCTCGATCTCCGCGGATGTTATAAAAAATTACAACGTCGCCCTTTCTGATTCGGCTGTTCTCAGTTGTTTTAATGCGATGCGGGAGTATGAATTCATCCGTTATATCGTCATTGTAACTCTCACTGAAAACCTTTTCGGCCGAGTTGTACACCGCTCCTTTGCCGTCAAGAAGAAGTTCGTATGCTTTCCGGGTTCGTTCCCAGCGATTGTCGCGGTCCATAGCATAGTACCGCCCTACGATTGATGCGAGTGTTCCTGTACCGATTTCTTCTGCTTTCTCTTCAAATTGGCGGGCATATTCAGCGCCACCGTGAGGCGAAGTGTCGCGCCCGTCTGTGAAAGCGTGTACAAAAGTATGCTCGATGCCAAAATGGTGCGCCATTTCAAGCAGGGCGAAGAGGTGATTGTTATGACTGTGAACCCCTCCGTCAGAAAATAGCCCCATGATGTGAACGCGATTTCGGGAGGAGGCTTTTTCAAAAGCTTTAGTCAGAACGGAATTTTCAAAGAAATCCCCGTCACGAATTGATTTATTAATTCTGGAGAGCTCTTGCCATACAATTCTTCCGGCACCTATATTGAGGTGACCAACCTCTGAATTGCCAAACTGACCCTCAGGAAGCCCTACGCTTTCTCCGCTTGCAGAAAGCTTCGAGTTGGGGTAGTTATTTATGAGGGAGTCGTAAAATGGTTTATCGGCCTTGTCAACAGCGCTAACGTCGGGATTGTCTGCAATCCCGAATCCGTCCAGAATTACCAGAAGAGCTTTCTTTGTTGTATTGGCCAAAGGAGAGGGGATTACAGATTATTAACGTGCCGGGTAAGTTTCGCTTTTTTGCGGGCCGCGTTGTTGCTGTGGATAATCCCTTTATTAGTAAGTTTGTCAATATAACTGGTTGCAGCTTTAAGATGCTTCTCAGCTGACTCTTTATCAGTTGCGTTGAGAACATTCTTTATCAGTGTTCTCATTCTTGAGCGACGGGTGTTGTTGTGCTTTTTACGCTTTTCGTCTTGTCGAAGGCGCTTGATTGCTGATTTATGCTGTGGCATAATGCATTGGTGATTACAGTTGAATACTCGTTATCTTAAACAGATTCCAAAATTACGGGTTCTGAATCCAACTTACAAGAATGGATTGAATGTTAGACTATAAAAATTTATTTTAACTGTTCTCTGAAATGATCATTGTCATCGATGGGCCGGCCGGGTCCGGAAAAAGTTCTACCGCCAAAGCGATAGCCAACAGCCTTCATATTCAGTTCCTGGATTCAGGGGCTTTGTACAGGGCGTTAACATATCTGTGGTTGAGGCGTGGAAAACCGGATAAAGCCGAATTCTTTGAAAATCTGTCTGAAATTGAATTGCAAACCGATTACAGCAATCAGGTTTTTCATGTTCAAGCCAACGGTGAAAATATCACCGATAAGATCCGGTTACAGGAAGTTGCAAATCATGTGAGTGAAATTGCCTCTGATCCAAGATCGCGTTCGTTTGTAAATGGTTACATGAAAAAATTGGTTGCACAGGGTGTTTTTGTAGCTGACGGGCGCGACCTGGGTACGGCCGTCTTTCCGGATGCCGAACTGAAATTTTACATGGATGCGTCACTCGATGAACGCGCAGCGCGCCGGTTCAAAGAGATCGAAGGCACAGAAAACGACGTTACCCTGGAACAGGTGAAACAGAATCTTGCAGAACGTGATCACAAAGACTCAAACAGGAAAAGTGATCCGCTTCGCAAGGCTGAAGACGCTATTGTAGTAGATACCTCAGGCAAGTCATTTGAAGAACAGCTCTCGGAGATGCTGGAGATCATTGACGAAGAACTTAAACTGAAACCTTAATTAAAAATCCCGTTTCGAACGTCGGGACGTGGCTCTGTTTTAACAAATAACCTAAATGACTGAAGAACTAAACAATAAAGAAGAACTGAACGAAGAAGCTGAAGCTGCAGCTGAAACCAAAGAGACAGAAGCAGCAGAAACAGCCGTGATTGCAGAAGAAGCCGGCAGTGAAAAACAAGAGAATGAAGATGAAGAAGTTGCCGTAGCCGCAGAAGAGGAAAATACCATCCACACATTTGACGGTGAGGTTGAGGGTAAAACCTACACCTTTGATGAACTGCAGGCAGCATCAGAAGACTATACCGATGAGGAATTTCATGAGCTCGCGGGCATGTATGAGAACACGCTCAGTGAAATTGAAGAAAAAGAGATTGTTACCGGAATTGTAGTTTCCGTAGATGAAAAATATGTCATTGTTGACATCGGTTTTAAATCAGAAGGAATTGTTCCCGCCAACGAATTTTCAAACAAGGTACTTGAAAATCTCCAGCCCGGTGATGAAGTGGAAGTGTTTCTCGACAGGGTTGAAGACCGTGAAGGCCAGCTTATTCTCTCCAGAAAGAAAGCTGACATACTTCAGGCCTGGGAGACAATTGAAAAAGCTCACGAGACCGGAGAAGTAATCGAAGGTTATATTCAACGCCGCATTAAAGGCGGTATGGTTGTGGATATTTTCGGCATCGATGCCTTCCTGCCCGGCTCACAAATTGACGTACGTCCTGTTCGCGACTTTGACGCCTATGTGGGCAAAACCATGGAGTTCCAGATTGTGAAGCTCAACATGCAGGCTGAAAACGTTGTGGTATCGCACCGTGCGCTTATTGAAAGCGATCTGGAAGATCAGCGTCAGGAAATTCTTGAAACCATCGAAGCCGGTCAGGTTCTCGAGGGTATAGTTAAAAACATTACCGACTTCGGTGTGTTCATCGATCTTGGTGGTGTTGACGGACTGCTTCACATCACGGATCTCTCCTGGGGTCGCGTAGATCATCCGGAAGAGATTGTGCGGCTTGACCAGCGAATGAACGTAGCGGTTATTGACTTTGATGAGGATTCAAAGCGTGTATCCCTTGGACTGAAGCAGCTTCAGCCGCATCCGTGGGACGATATTGATATCAAATATCCCGAAAACATGCGAGTTCAGGGCCGCGTGGTATCCATAGCAGATTACGGAGCATTCATTGAGCTTGAAAAAGGTGTTGAAGGCCTGATTCACATTAGTGAAATGAGCTGGACCCAGCATATCAAACATCCCTCTCAGCTTGTTCAGAAAGATGACATTATTGAGTGTGTTGTTCTGAACATCAATGAGGAGGAGAAAAAGATTTCCCTGGGCGTGAAGCAGCTTGAGAAAGATCCATGGGAAGATCTTGCAGAGCGCTACCCAATCGGATCCAAGCATAAGGGTGTAGTTCGTAACCTCACCAACTTTGGTGTATTTATTGAGCTTGAGCCCGGAATTGACGGTCTGGTACACGTATCTGATCTCAGCTGGACAGAAAACGTAGATCACCCCAATGAAGTGGTTGACAAAGGTCAGGAGCTGGAAGTCGTAATTCTGGCTATCGATTTTGAAAATCGACGCATTACACTTGGCCATAAGCAGGTTCAGGACAACCCCTGGGAACAGTATGCAGAGGAGTACGGCCTGGGTGCGAAGGTAGAAGGAAAGGTTACCAAAATTACCGACAAGGGTATGTTCATTGAACTGCCTTTGGGAGTGGATGCCTTTCTTGCTGCTGACAAGCTTGCTGAACCGGTCGACAGTCTTAAAGACGCATTCAGTGAAGGTGATACCGTCGCAGGGTTTGTTGCAGAATTTGATGAGCCCAGCAAAACGATTGAAATATCACAAGTTGAAGGCGAGCTGAAGAAAGCCAAATCCAAGACAAGGAAGAAGGTGAAAAGCGAAAACGTTGAAACCGGAACACCGACACTTGGTGAAGTTTCAGGTCTTGCCGAAAAGCTTGCTGAAAAGGAAAAGAAAGACAAAGAAGCTGATGAAGAGGAGTAAGAGACTCTGACATCGGTAATTTGTAAAGCTTGCACAAAAAAGGCTCCATTCAGGAGCCTTTTTTTTTATCCACTAAGTTTATCAGTGATTCACTTGTCGATATAGAAATAGATCAAATTCTTTGAGCTGTCAGAATTACTGCGGATCTTCGTATTGTTCTCTTTGTTGTACGTGTAGGCAATATTTCTGATAGAGTTCAACTCTTTCTTGTCACTGTACTTAATTTGCAGTGCATCCCCGCCCGGCTTTAAATCACCCAGTTTCTCTTTTAATTTGGAATATTTGGAACTGCTTTTTCTGGAAACACGTACTTTTGAGCGGGGAACAAGTTTTACTTTCATGATATGGAGGTCAGTTATTTGATATAATTAAAAATATATCCTGACATAAAAATATAAAAATCTCTCAAAATCAACCCGAACAACCCCGAATAATAAAAGTATTTGATTACGGTCTTTACTTAATCCGGTTTTATATTTTTGATATAAATGCCGACAGACCTGAACTATAGAGAGATACTATTGTTTGGATGTAAACTAGCTTGAAGTATTTAATGACGGTTCGAAATCGGTTGAAAAATAAACCGTTTATGGAACCTGTACAGATGAAAGGATCTTTTGTACAATATCTTCAGGTGAAATATCTTCTGCCTCAGCCTCAAAAGTGGGTATAATTCTGTGACGCAAAACATCCTGTGCAATCACTCTTACATCCTCCGGAGTAACATAGGCACGGTGTTCCATGAAGGCATGTGCCCGTGCTGCAAGATTCATATTGATGGAGGCTCTTGGTGAAGCACCGAAACTGATTAACTCCTTCAGATCGGCCATATCGAAGCGGTCAGGATATCGGGTCGCGAAAATTAAATCAACGATATAGCGCTCCACTTTCTCGTCTGTATAAATTTCATTAATTACGTCACGGGCTTTTAGAATGGTTTCGGCATCGGTAACCGGTTTCAGTTCCGGTTTTTGCCCTGTTTTAGCCATACGACGCATAATCTCAAGTTCTTCACTCTCGGTTGGATATCCAACTTTGAGTTTCAGCATAAAGCGATCAACCTGAGCTTCAGGCAGATTATAGGTCCCTTCCTGTTCAACCGGATTTTGCGTGGCAAGAACGAGAAAAGGTGCTTCAAGGGGAAACGTGGTTTCGCTTATGGTAACCTGCTTCTCCTGCATTGCTTCAAGGAGTGCACTCTGCACTTTGGCCGGAGATCGGTTGATTTCGTCAGCCAGTACAATATTTGCAAAGATAGGACCCTTTTTGACGGTGAACTGCGACTCCTTCTGATTATAGATCAGGGTTCCGATCAGATCGGCCGGCAAAAGATCGGGTGTAAACTGGATCCGTTGAAATTTGGTGTTGATCACTTTTGCCAGGGATGAGACGGTAAGTGTTTTCGCAAGTCCCGGAACGCCCTCAAGCAATACGTGCCCGTCGGCA of the Rhodohalobacter mucosus genome contains:
- the gpmI gene encoding 2,3-bisphosphoglycerate-independent phosphoglycerate mutase, producing the protein MANTTKKALLVILDGFGIADNPDVSAVDKADKPFYDSLINNYPNSKLSASGESVGLPEGQFGNSEVGHLNIGAGRIVWQELSRINKSIRDGDFFENSVLTKAFEKASSRNRVHIMGLFSDGGVHSHNNHLFALLEMAHHFGIEHTFVHAFTDGRDTSPHGGAEYARQFEEKAEEIGTGTLASIVGRYYAMDRDNRWERTRKAYELLLDGKGAVYNSAEKVFSESYNDDITDEFILPHRIKTTENSRIRKGDVVIFYNIRGDRARQITKALFQNEDVPFETRPLDLHYVTFTSYDDTFNSFAEVAFPPVRLKNTLGEVVSAHRLKQLRIAETEKYPHVTYFFNGGEEIPNPGEDRIMVPSPKVATYDLKPEMSAEEVTNRLCEELEKETYSLAVLNFANPDMVGHTGVMEAAIKAVETVDHQLKRVVNTATEHGYQVLIIADHGNADCLVQKDGSPHTAHTTAPVPVILVGEDKSVDLTQGILADVAPTLLHMMNIEKPEEMTGSSLF
- the rpsT gene encoding 30S ribosomal protein S20, translating into MPQHKSAIKRLRQDEKRKKHNNTRRSRMRTLIKNVLNATDKESAEKHLKAATSYIDKLTNKGIIHSNNAARKKAKLTRHVNNL
- the cmk gene encoding (d)CMP kinase; translation: MIIVIDGPAGSGKSSTAKAIANSLHIQFLDSGALYRALTYLWLRRGKPDKAEFFENLSEIELQTDYSNQVFHVQANGENITDKIRLQEVANHVSEIASDPRSRSFVNGYMKKLVAQGVFVADGRDLGTAVFPDAELKFYMDASLDERAARRFKEIEGTENDVTLEQVKQNLAERDHKDSNRKSDPLRKAEDAIVVDTSGKSFEEQLSEMLEIIDEELKLKP
- the rpsA gene encoding 30S ribosomal protein S1 — protein: MTEELNNKEELNEEAEAAAETKETEAAETAVIAEEAGSEKQENEDEEVAVAAEEENTIHTFDGEVEGKTYTFDELQAASEDYTDEEFHELAGMYENTLSEIEEKEIVTGIVVSVDEKYVIVDIGFKSEGIVPANEFSNKVLENLQPGDEVEVFLDRVEDREGQLILSRKKADILQAWETIEKAHETGEVIEGYIQRRIKGGMVVDIFGIDAFLPGSQIDVRPVRDFDAYVGKTMEFQIVKLNMQAENVVVSHRALIESDLEDQRQEILETIEAGQVLEGIVKNITDFGVFIDLGGVDGLLHITDLSWGRVDHPEEIVRLDQRMNVAVIDFDEDSKRVSLGLKQLQPHPWDDIDIKYPENMRVQGRVVSIADYGAFIELEKGVEGLIHISEMSWTQHIKHPSQLVQKDDIIECVVLNINEEEKKISLGVKQLEKDPWEDLAERYPIGSKHKGVVRNLTNFGVFIELEPGIDGLVHVSDLSWTENVDHPNEVVDKGQELEVVILAIDFENRRITLGHKQVQDNPWEQYAEEYGLGAKVEGKVTKITDKGMFIELPLGVDAFLAADKLAEPVDSLKDAFSEGDTVAGFVAEFDEPSKTIEISQVEGELKKAKSKTRKKVKSENVETGTPTLGEVSGLAEKLAEKEKKDKEADEEE
- a CDS encoding AAA family ATPase, giving the protein MSNDVDMRALGEKIELHSAFIDDIYSELDKVIVGQRYMIDRLLIGLLADGHVLLEGVPGLAKTLTVSSLAKVINTKFQRIQFTPDLLPADLIGTLIYNQKESQFTVKKGPIFANIVLADEINRSPAKVQSALLEAMQEKQVTISETTFPLEAPFLVLATQNPVEQEGTYNLPEAQVDRFMLKLKVGYPTESEELEIMRRMAKTGQKPELKPVTDAETILKARDVINEIYTDEKVERYIVDLIFATRYPDRFDMADLKELISFGASPRASINMNLAARAHAFMEHRAYVTPEDVRVIAQDVLRHRIIPTFEAEAEDISPEDIVQKILSSVQVP